One window of the Flavobacteriaceae bacterium YJPT1-3 genome contains the following:
- a CDS encoding M1 family metallopeptidase, which yields MMIKELRFCSVLLLVFAFAKAQAQNNTAYWQQHVDYEMEIDMDVESYQYQGDQTLVYTNNSPDTLNRVYYHLYFNAFQPGSEMDVRSRTIADPDGRVRDRISLLSPEEIGYIKVSSLKQDGKKLDYEVAGTVLEVSLDKPLLPGKSTTFKMKFDGQVPVQIRRSGRNNAEGVALSMTQWYPKLAEYDFEGWHADPYIGREFHGVWGDFDVKITIDEAYTVGGTGYLQNPEKIGHGYAPGDPKGKRGKHTWHFVAPQVHDFTWAADPEYIHDTLEAANGVTLHFLYKDNPEIKENWKQLQPLTAKLLDYFNENIGPYPYKQYSVIQGGDGGMEYAMCTLITGERSLQSLVGVTAHEMAHTWFQFLLATNEAKHEWMDEGFTSYISALAMNSLAESPREFPTQGSYRGYYNLAKSGNEQPQTTHADRYATNRAYGISAYSKGAVFLAQLGYVIGEEALAETIKKYFADFKFKHPTPNDIKRSAEKVSGMELDWYLTDWTQTTNTIDYGIKEVSAAEGKTRVILERIGLMPMPQDIYVTYTDGTQEAFYAPLRMMRAEKPNPTPEIKRTQVADWPWAMPTYELIIDKPLSSIAKIELDPSQRMADLNRENNVYTRE from the coding sequence ATGATGATTAAAGAACTAAGATTTTGTTCCGTACTCCTTCTGGTTTTTGCTTTCGCGAAAGCACAAGCGCAGAACAACACAGCCTACTGGCAACAACACGTGGACTATGAAATGGAGATCGACATGGATGTTGAATCCTATCAATATCAGGGAGATCAAACCCTGGTGTATACCAACAACTCCCCCGATACCTTAAATAGGGTGTATTACCATTTGTACTTCAATGCCTTTCAGCCGGGAAGCGAAATGGATGTTCGTTCGCGAACCATCGCCGATCCGGATGGACGTGTCAGAGATCGTATCAGCCTGCTCTCTCCAGAGGAGATCGGCTACATCAAGGTAAGTTCTTTAAAACAGGACGGTAAAAAACTGGATTATGAGGTGGCAGGTACCGTGCTTGAGGTCTCTTTGGACAAACCTCTATTGCCCGGAAAATCGACCACCTTTAAGATGAAGTTTGACGGTCAGGTGCCGGTACAAATCCGCCGAAGCGGTCGCAATAATGCTGAAGGGGTAGCCCTTTCGATGACCCAGTGGTATCCTAAACTGGCAGAATATGACTTTGAAGGCTGGCATGCAGATCCTTACATCGGTCGTGAGTTTCACGGAGTATGGGGTGATTTTGACGTCAAGATCACTATTGATGAAGCGTACACTGTGGGTGGAACTGGCTATTTACAGAATCCGGAGAAAATTGGTCACGGCTATGCTCCCGGTGATCCCAAGGGTAAGCGAGGCAAACACACCTGGCATTTTGTAGCGCCCCAAGTCCATGACTTTACCTGGGCAGCAGATCCGGAATACATTCACGACACTTTGGAGGCGGCTAATGGGGTGACCTTGCACTTTTTGTATAAAGACAATCCTGAGATTAAAGAGAATTGGAAACAATTACAGCCCCTGACCGCAAAACTGCTGGACTATTTTAATGAAAATATTGGCCCTTATCCCTACAAACAATACTCCGTGATACAGGGTGGGGACGGCGGAATGGAATACGCCATGTGTACCCTAATTACCGGGGAACGCAGCCTACAAAGCCTGGTAGGTGTGACCGCCCACGAAATGGCGCACACCTGGTTCCAATTCCTGCTGGCAACCAATGAGGCCAAGCACGAGTGGATGGATGAAGGGTTTACCTCATACATTTCTGCTCTGGCCATGAATTCCCTAGCAGAAAGTCCTCGGGAATTTCCCACTCAGGGGTCCTACCGGGGCTATTACAATCTGGCCAAAAGCGGCAATGAGCAACCGCAAACCACCCATGCGGATCGTTATGCAACCAATCGAGCCTACGGGATTTCGGCCTATTCCAAAGGCGCTGTGTTCCTGGCGCAACTGGGCTACGTGATTGGGGAAGAAGCCCTGGCGGAAACCATCAAAAAATACTTCGCCGATTTTAAGTTCAAGCATCCAACGCCTAACGATATCAAGCGCAGTGCAGAAAAAGTATCCGGAATGGAATTGGACTGGTACCTCACCGATTGGACACAAACCACCAATACTATTGATTACGGCATTAAGGAGGTTTCAGCAGCTGAAGGTAAAACCAGAGTGATTCTGGAGCGTATTGGTCTGATGCCCATGCCACAGGATATTTATGTGACCTATACAGACGGAACCCAAGAGGCCTTTTACGCGCCGCTTCGCATGATGCGCGCTGAGAAACCGAACCCCACTCCGGAGATCAAACGTACTCAAGTAGCAGACTGGCCCTGGGCCATGCCTACCTACGAGTTGATCATTGACAAGCCGCTCTCCAGCATTGCCAAGATCGAGTTGGACCCCAGTCAGCGTATGGCTGATCTGAATCGGGAAAACAACGTTTACACCCGAGAATAG
- a CDS encoding S8 family serine peptidase: MNILKSLWLPVLTGFLLIGCDAAAPLIEVQPENVDKTPVKVASLSDDQLKSWGFQDLAQDTIPGMSVERTYAELIKGSGQTVIVAVIDSGVDILHEDLKNVIWTNTDEIPNNNKDDDKNGYVDDVHGWNFLGDMTHAQLEYTRIVQRYQDQFKGKVPSDLPTSQRPLYDMYQKAKAEYDKEYNETLALKSQYEQMVSPVKDAHATISAKLGKENYTLEEVSAIKADTESMQRAKSIVTQMLQYADTIPDFLEQLTEGIEYFTDKLNHNLNINGDYRSVLGDDPYDYSAQNYGNNQVMGPDVAEAEHGTHVSGIIAAQRNNGIGMDGVASNVKIMPIRTVPDGDEYDKDVALAIRYAVDNGAQVINCSFGKYFSQNPQWVYDALKYAGSKDVLVVIAAGNNSQNLDLDNTVFPNDQLADNKEFTDNVLTVGAIGPDYGGEMVAPFSNYGRANVDVFAPGMQIWSTIPNSEYKFQQGTSMAAPAVAGVAAALRSYYPQYSAAQIKKIIMDSGLTSTTSVILEGDPTKTAKFSEISSSGSIVNMYNAFKQAQLSAQ; this comes from the coding sequence TTTGCTGATCGGCTGTGATGCCGCAGCTCCTTTAATTGAAGTCCAACCTGAAAATGTAGACAAAACGCCCGTCAAAGTGGCGTCGCTTTCCGATGATCAACTCAAATCCTGGGGTTTTCAGGATCTGGCGCAGGATACCATTCCTGGGATGAGTGTAGAACGCACTTATGCCGAATTAATCAAAGGCTCAGGACAAACCGTGATCGTTGCCGTGATTGACAGCGGTGTGGATATACTGCATGAAGACCTCAAAAATGTGATCTGGACCAACACCGATGAGATTCCTAACAACAACAAAGACGATGATAAAAATGGCTACGTAGACGATGTGCATGGCTGGAATTTTCTGGGCGATATGACCCATGCTCAATTGGAGTACACAAGAATTGTCCAACGCTACCAGGATCAATTTAAAGGGAAAGTGCCGTCTGATCTTCCTACAAGTCAGCGACCGCTCTATGATATGTATCAAAAAGCCAAAGCGGAATACGACAAGGAGTACAACGAAACCTTAGCGCTAAAATCACAGTACGAACAGATGGTTTCTCCGGTGAAAGACGCTCACGCAACCATCAGCGCCAAACTGGGAAAAGAAAATTATACCCTTGAAGAAGTAAGCGCGATCAAAGCGGATACTGAATCTATGCAACGGGCTAAGAGTATTGTTACCCAAATGCTTCAGTATGCCGATACTATTCCTGATTTTCTGGAGCAGCTGACGGAAGGGATCGAATACTTTACAGACAAATTAAACCACAACCTAAATATAAACGGTGATTACCGCAGCGTACTGGGCGACGACCCTTACGATTACAGCGCTCAGAACTACGGGAACAATCAAGTGATGGGCCCTGACGTAGCCGAAGCGGAACACGGTACTCACGTTTCCGGGATCATTGCAGCTCAGCGCAACAACGGTATTGGAATGGATGGTGTGGCCTCCAATGTGAAGATCATGCCTATTCGCACAGTACCGGATGGGGATGAGTACGATAAGGATGTGGCCTTAGCTATTCGCTATGCCGTTGATAATGGTGCTCAGGTCATCAACTGTTCTTTTGGAAAGTACTTTTCTCAAAATCCGCAATGGGTGTACGATGCCTTAAAATATGCAGGATCCAAGGATGTTTTGGTGGTAATCGCTGCCGGAAATAACAGTCAGAATTTGGATCTGGACAATACCGTATTTCCTAACGATCAATTAGCCGACAACAAAGAATTTACAGACAATGTTTTGACTGTTGGCGCGATCGGTCCGGATTACGGAGGAGAAATGGTGGCCCCGTTCAGCAATTACGGACGGGCCAATGTAGATGTGTTCGCTCCCGGCATGCAGATCTGGTCTACCATCCCGAACAGTGAATACAAATTTCAACAAGGTACTTCTATGGCTGCTCCCGCAGTGGCCGGAGTAGCAGCCGCTTTGCGCTCGTATTACCCGCAGTACAGCGCTGCTCAGATCAAAAAGATCATCATGGACAGCGGACTGACCTCGACCACCTCGGTGATCCTGGAGGGTGATCCTACCAAAACGGCTAAATTTTCAGAAATTTCCAGCTCTGGAAGTATCGTGAATATGTATAACGCTTTTAAACAAGCGCAACTCTCAGCACAATAG